The Desulfofundulus salinus genome includes the window CAGTTCGAGCAAGGTTTCTTCGGCTACCGTCAGCATGCCGCCCGTGCCGCAGGCGCCGTCATAGAGCAGGTACGTGCCGGATTCGATCCGGTCGGCGATCGGCTCGAAGATGAGGCAGGCCATCAGTTTGACCGCATCGCGCGGCGTCCAGTGCTCACCGGCCTCCTCGTTGTTCTCCTCGTTGAAGCGGCGCACCAGTTCCTCGAAGATGGTGCCCATGGCGTGATTGTCGAGGCCGGGCAACCGGACGGTGCCGTCGCTGTTGAGCACAGGGTAAGGACTCAGGTTGATGGACGGGTCGAGGAACTTCTCGATGAGCGTGCCCAGGGCGTCGGCCTTAGCCAGGCGCGGGATCTGGTTGCGGAATTCGAAGTTGTCGATGATCTCCTGGACGTTGGGCGAGAAGCCATCCAGGTAGGCACGAAAATCCGCCTCCAGTTGCTGGCGGCTGGCGCGAGCCTTGAGGTCGCGCAGGGTGAACTTCGAGGTGTTGTAAAACGCCTGTCCGGCGGCCTGGCGGAGGGCGAGATCCTGGTTCGTAATACCTGCCTTGTCGAGCGAGGCCTTCATGTCAAGCACCGCCTGCTTGGTGGGCTCCAGCACCGCATCCAGTCGGCGGATCACGGTCATCGGGAGAATGACATCGCGGTATTTGCCGCGCACGTAGAGATCGCGCAAGACGTCGTCGGCAATGCCCCAGATGAAATTGGTGATCCAGGTGAGTTGGCCGTTTTCCATCTCAAACTTTCCTCCAAAAAGGTCGCATACTTTCTAGTGACGGCGAGCCGAACTTCCACCGTTTGTCCTCGCGCAGGCGCTCGCCGCCCCACTCCTTCACATTGAAGGGCGGATTGGTGATGATGAAGTCGGCGCGCAGGTCCTTATGCAAATCGTTGGTAAAGGTATCGCCTAAGTCGCCGTTGCCGTTTTTCGCCGCGCTTTTCTTTTTCGCCATAATCCCCTCCCGCCAGATAAACCGGGATTCTATCGAACAGCCGGTTTTTAAAAGTTCAAGCCGTAAAGGCGCTTACTGCCGTAACTGCCGTTTCTCTCCTTATTCGCCAATCGCCGCCATTTTTCCTGCCGAAGCCCTTACAGTGTAGATTTTCGAATTGATTCGGGAAAAATCTTCAAATTAAAGCTGAGTCTTTTGTACATATGAGCCGCCTCCGCACCTAAACTTCCAGCTCCTGGCTTGCCTGGTACACCACATCCTCGTCAACCTGCTTTTGTTTCCTGCCGTATGCGCAGATCAGGCAGCTGGTCACCAGATTGATAACCAGCCGGGGCAATCCTTTGGTGATGGCGACCCTGCCGTCTGCCAGGTGAATTTCATCCAGCACAATAACCGGTGTAATATGGCGGTCGTAATACAAGTTGGTGATGGTGTCCTGGATCTGGTGGAACAGGCTTACCTTTTTGTGTTTGGGCTGTTCGCCCAGGGTTAGGGCCAGGCCCTTGTAAAATTACAGGTGCTTCGGGATAAGTTATACCTTACCAGATGACCTGCTGGAAGAAATCTTAGACAGCTTTCTGGAATCCCTGCCGGATTTTTTGAAAAGACGTTTGTTAACCCGGGCAGCATAAATTTACCCATTTGTCAAGTGCGATTGTTGAGTCATAAAGAAAATGCCCCCGGGTTATCCCGGGGCTCCTCATCCACTTGCGGGCTGACCTCTAAAGTTGGACAATTAGTCCTTCTTGCTCACAATTTCAGCGAATTTCAATTCAGGGGGCGGTCTGGAAAAATCGTGCCTGGAAAGGCATTCTTCCTCTAAAATCGAATCGTCCAGCTCTATTTTCCGCACCTTATGGGGGCGTAATCCTGGTGACTCCGCCCATGTAGGGCACCAGCACTTCCGGAATGACCACACTGCCGTCGGACTGCTGGTAATTTTCCAGGATGGCGGCCACCGTCCGGCCCACCGCCAGGCCCGAGCCGTTTAAAGTGTGCACGAACCGGGGCTTGCCCCGCCCATCCTTGAACCGGATATTGGCCCGCCGGGCCTGGAAGTCCTCAAAGTTGCTGCAGGAAGAAATCTCCTTATAATCCTGGTAGCTGGGCAGCCACACCTCCAGGTCGTACGTCTTGGCCGCCGCAAAGCCCAGGTCGCCGGTGCACAGGCAGACCACCCGGTAAGGCAGACCCAAAAGCTGCAGCACCCGCTCGGCGTCGGCGGTAAGTTTCTCCAGCTCCGCGTAGGAATCTTCCGGGCGGGTAAATTTCACCAGTTCCACCTTGTTGAACTGGTGCTGCCGGATCAAACCCCGGGTGTCCCGGCCCGCCGCCCCGGCCTCAGCCCGGAAACAGGCGCTGTAGGCGCAGTGATAAATGGGCAGGCGCTCCCCGGGCAGAATTTCCTCCCGGTAAAGGTTGGTTACCGGCACTTCGGCGGTGGGGATCAGGTAAAAGTTTTTTCCCTCCAGCTTGAACATGTCTTCGGCAAACTTGGGCAGCTGGCCCGTACCAATCATGCTGTCCCCGTTTACGATGAAGGGCGGAAAGACCTCCATGTAACCGTGCTCCCTGGTATGCAGGTCCAGCATGAAGTTGATGACCGCCCGCTCGAGCCGGGCACCGGCCCCTTTGTAGAAGGAAAAGCGGGCGCCGGCTACTTTAGCCCCCCGTTCAAAATCAATGATGTCCAGGGCCTCCCCCAGTTCCCAGTGGGCCCTGGGGGAAAAGTCAAACTTCCGGGGTTCACCCCAGCGACGCACTTCCACGTTGTCCGCCGCATCCTTGCCCACCGGCACGCTCTCGTGGGGGATATTGGGGATATTCAGTAACGTAACCTGAATCTGTTCCTCCAGGTCCCGGATTTCCTCGTCCAGCTCTTTAATACGCGCGGATACCTGGCGCATTTCCTGCACCATTTCCTCCGCATCTTCCCCGGCTTTTTTGCGCCGGCCGATTTCCTCGGAGACCACATTGCGCTTGTTTTTCAGCTGCTCGACTACTACCAGCTTTTCCCGGCGCTTTCGCTCCAGCTCCAGAAAAGGCTCCAGACTCAAACCGGCACCGCGCTTTTCCAGCGCCTCTTTAACCACTTCCGGGTTGCTCCGCACAAATTTTAAATCCAGCATCAGCTTTTACCCCCAAATGAGCTCTACACTGATATTATTTCCCCTTTTTACCTTTAAATCTCATTTCAGTTTTTAGGGATTTATGAAGAAGCTTATAAAGCCAGCTGTTCCCCGGCCTTCAGCCACCCTCCCAGGTGGCAGGTGTCGTTAACGACAATCACCCGCCAGCGGCCCTGCCGGCAGCCAAGGACATTGATGCCCGTATTGTCCAGTTTAATCTGCCAGAAGACCGCCTGGTCCAGGTTGAGGATGCGCCGCAGGATGGTGCGGATGGGCGTGTCGTGAGTCACGGCCAGGCTGATCTCCCCGGGATGCGCCGCGGCCATGAACTCCAGTGCCGCCCAGGACCGCTCCTCCACCTCGGCCAGGGATTCGCCTTTAGGCATCCGCACCGTGTAGGGAAAGGTGCGCCACTGCCTGATTAAATCGGCGTAGCGCACCTCCACCTCGGAAAGCAACAAACCTTCCCACTCGCCATGGCAAATCTCAATGAGACCGGGCAAAGGAGTTACCGCCAGGTCGTGCTGCGCGGCCACCATTTCGGCACAGATCCGGGCCCGGGAAAGGGGGCTGGTATAAACCGCCTTGATGGGCAGCGCCGCCAGGGCCATTGCCAGGGCCCGGGATTGTTCCAGGCCTTCCTGGCTTAAAGGGGCATCCAGGCGACCCTGGTAGCGGGAAATGCGGTTCCATTCCGTTGCCCCATGTCTGGCCAGGATAATAAAGGTTTCCTTCAACTACCGGCTACCCCCTTGCAAAGGGCTTAAAAACGCAGGATTACAGGTGCACCATTTTTACATCCAGCACACCGTCAACCTTGGCAATCTCGGCCAGGGTTTCTTCGGGCACGGGTGCATCCACCGAAAGCATCATTACCGCCCGGCCGCCGATCTGTTTGCGCCCCACCTGCATGGCGGCAATGTTGATGTTGTGCTCGCCGATAAGCAGCCCCACGGGACCGATGATGCGGGGCTTGTCGATGTGGGGCACATAAAGAAGGTAGCCGCTGGGAATGACGTCAATCCGGTAGCCGTCTACCATTACAATACGCGGGTCTTCCTTGCCAAAAAGCGTACCGGCCACGCTTTTTTCCACTTTATCCGAGTAAACCTTCACGGTGATCAGGCTCGAATAGCCTTCCGCCTCCCCGTCTACCGCCTGGAAAACCTGGATGCCGCGGTTCCTGGCCAGGACGGGGGCATTTACAAAGTTCACGGTTTGCTGCAGGATGGGATCAAGAAGCCCTTTGACCACGGCGGTGGTAATGGGGCTTACTTCCTGTTTGGCCAGCTCCCCGCTGTAAATCACCTCTATCTTGCGGATGCGCCCGGTCACCAGCTGGGCCTGCAGTTTGCCCAGTTTTTCTGCGAGACCCAGGTAGGGACGTACGGCCGAAAGCACCTGCGGGTTGATGGAAGGAATGTTGACCGTGTTTTTCACCAGTTTCCCCCGCAGGGCGGCCACAATCTCCTCGGCCACATCCAGGGCCACGTGCAGCTGCGCCTCCCGGGTAGATGCTCCCAGGTGCGGGGTGGCGATGAAGTTTGGCAGGGAAAACAGGGGGCTATCGGTACAGGGTTCCTTTTCAAAAACATCCAGTGCCGCCCCGGCCACTTTGCCGGAAAGCATGGCCTGGTACAGGGCGTCCTCGTCGATGATCCCGCCCCGGGCGCAGTTAATGATCCGCACCCCGTCCTTCATCATGGCAAGAGCCCGCTCATCAATCATGTGGTAGGATTCCCTGGTCTTGGGCAGGTGCACGGTAATAAAATCGGAGCGCCGGAACAGCTCTTCCAGGGAGACCAGCTCCACGGCCAGGGTGGAAGCCTTTTCCTCGGTGATATAAGGGTCGTAGGCTATGACGTTCATTTCCAGGGCCTGGGCCCTTTTGGCCACCGCCGAGCCAATCCTTCCCAGGCCGATGATGCCCAGGGTCTTATCCCGCAGTTCTACACCCAAAAAGGCCTTCTTGTCCCAGACCCCTTCCTTCAGCCTGGCCACGGCCTGGGGAATATTGCGGGCCAGGGCCAGCATCATGGCAATGGTATGCTCGGTGGCGGCAATGGTATTGCCATCGGGAGCGTTGACCACCAGGATACCCCGGGTGGTGGCGGCCTCCAGGTCAATATTATCCACCCCTACGCCCGCACGGCCGATAACCTGGAGATTTACGCCGGCTTCGATGACCCGGCGGGTCACCCTGGTGGCGCTGCGCACGATCAAGGCGTCATATTCGGGAATAACCTCAACCAGCTCATCCTCAGTCATTTTGCGACCAATAACCACTTCTATATCTTCTTCCCGGCGCAGCGGCGCCAGCCCTTCCTCTGCCACGCCGTCCATAACCAGTACTTTATACACTAAACATCCCTCCCCAGAAAGACTTCCTGCGCCGCCCGCACGCCCTTGCCCAGTTCCACCGGGTAACCCAGCCGGGCCAGGGCCATTTCTAGTCCGCTGATGGCAGTGAGCACGTCCATTTTGCCGGCGTAACCCATATGGGCAATGCGGAAGATCTTCCCTTTGAGAATCCCCTGTCCCCCGGCAAAGGTGATGCCAAACTCCTCCCTGAGGACCTTGCGCAGGTCGTCGGCTGCAATTCCCCCGGGGCTGTGCACGGCGGTCACCGTGGGAGATGCGCAGTGATCCGCCGCCAGGAGCGACAGCCCCAGTGCCTTGACGGCCGCCCGGGTAGCTTTGGCCAGCAAGAGATGGCGGCGGTAAACATTTTCCAGCCCCTCGGCCAGCATCATGTCCAGGGCCGCGTCCAGCCCGAAGAACAGGGCCACGTTGGGTGTGTAGGCCGTATTCCACTTGGCCAGGGCTTTTTTGGCCGCCGGAAGGCTGAAGTAAAAGCGCGGCGAACGGTTCTCTTCAATCACTGCCCAGGCCTTGGGGCTTACTCCAATCATGGCCAGGCCGGGGGGCAGCATCATGGCCTTTTGGGACGCGGTAACCAGAATATCCACATGCCATTCGTCCATCTTGATTTCGATGCCGCCCACGCCGCTGACCCCGTCCACCAGCAACAGGGCCGGTGTTTCGGCCACCAGGGCGCCGATACCGGCAATGTCATTGAGCACCCCGGTGGAAGTTTCGTTTTGAGTCGCCAGGACGGCCTTATAGCCGGGGTTCCGGGCCAGCTTTTCCCTGACTACCGAGAGGCCTACAGGGTTGCCCCAGCCGAAATTCACTTCATCCACTTCGGCCCCGTAGGCCCTGGCGATATTGGCGAACCTTTCCCCAAAGTTGCCGGTAACTAAAGCCAGAACCCGGTCTCCGGGGGAAATCACGTTGGCAACGGCCGTTTCCAGACCCCCCGTACCGGAATTGGTCAGGATGAAAACTTCCTGGGAGGTCTGAAATACCTGCCGGATTTTCTCCTGGATGCGCCGGTGCAGCGCGGCAAAGTCTTCACTGCGGTGACCAATCATGGGGCGGGACATGGCCGCGACCACTGACGGCGGTACTGGTGTCGGACCAGGAATCATCAGGTATTGCTTTTCCTGCATGGCCTACCTCTCCCTTGACTTAAATTTTAGTCTAAAAAATTAAACCTCCCATCCCATGCTGGCTGATAACCAACAGGGACGAGAGGTTACTCCCGCGGTGCCACCCTATTTGACAGGCAAGATTAACCCACTTACCTGCCCTCTCGAACGTGATAACGGGAACTGCCCGTACCTGCCTACTGCTGTTTTCAGCAGGTCCCCTTCGGGGAGCTCTTTCACCAGACACCTTACCGGTTCGCAGCAACCACCGGCTCTCTGCAAAGGCTCTTCTGGCTACTCTACCCCTGCATCGGGTTTGTTATTTTTTGAACCTGACTTACATAATACTATAAGCCGTGACTTTTGGCAACACTTTAATTGGCCGTTTTACAAAACATTAACATTGCTCCAGGAATAAACGGTGCAGGCGGGTATCGTCGGTCAGTTCCGGGTGAAAAGCACAGGCCAGAAAGCGGCCCTGCCGGGCAAGCACAATTTTATCGCCGTACCGCGCCAGGACTTCTATCCCCGGACCCACCGACACAATATAGGGGGCGCGGATAAAAACCGCCCGCAGGGGCTTTTCCCCCAGGACAGGTACATCCAGGTCCACCTCAAAGCTTTCCACCTGCCGGCCAAAGGCATTTCTTTCCACCACCATATCCATCAACCCCAGCCGGGGCTGGGCGGAACCCACAATCTCCCGGGCCAGCAAAATAAGGCCGGCGCAGGTGCCAAAAACAGGCATTCCCTGCAGGGCTTTTTGGCGGATTGGTTCAAAAAGGTTATAATCCTGAAGCAGTTTTCCCATGGTGGTGCTTTCGCCACCGGGGATGATCAAGCCATTGATACCTTCCAGTTGCTCCGGTTTACGCACCTGGCGGGACTCCACCCCCAGGGCGGCAAGCATTTCCTGGTGTTCCCGGAAGGCTCCTTGCAGGGCCAGTACTCCGATTAACATGGTAGATAAACTTCCTTCCCCTGTTACTTAATTACCAGCCGCGGTCCTGCATTCTCTGTTCGGGAGCAATGGTGGCAATCTCCAACCCGGGCATGGCTTCGCCCAGATCTTTGGAAACCTCGGCCAGGACCTGCGGGTCGTTGTAATGGGTGGTGGCCGCCACAATGGCCCGGGCCCGGGCCGACGGGTTCTTGGATTTGAAGATGCCCGAACCTACA containing:
- a CDS encoding N-6 DNA methylase, encoding MAKKKSAAKNGNGDLGDTFTNDLHKDLRADFIITNPPFNVKEWGGERLREDKRWKFGSPSLESMRPFWRKV
- the serS gene encoding serine--tRNA ligase; protein product: MLDLKFVRSNPEVVKEALEKRGAGLSLEPFLELERKRREKLVVVEQLKNKRNVVSEEIGRRKKAGEDAEEMVQEMRQVSARIKELDEEIRDLEEQIQVTLLNIPNIPHESVPVGKDAADNVEVRRWGEPRKFDFSPRAHWELGEALDIIDFERGAKVAGARFSFYKGAGARLERAVINFMLDLHTREHGYMEVFPPFIVNGDSMIGTGQLPKFAEDMFKLEGKNFYLIPTAEVPVTNLYREEILPGERLPIYHCAYSACFRAEAGAAGRDTRGLIRQHQFNKVELVKFTRPEDSYAELEKLTADAERVLQLLGLPYRVVCLCTGDLGFAAAKTYDLEVWLPSYQDYKEISSCSNFEDFQARRANIRFKDGRGKPRFVHTLNGSGLAVGRTVAAILENYQQSDGSVVIPEVLVPYMGGVTRITPP
- a CDS encoding histidine phosphatase family protein; this encodes MKETFIILARHGATEWNRISRYQGRLDAPLSQEGLEQSRALAMALAALPIKAVYTSPLSRARICAEMVAAQHDLAVTPLPGLIEICHGEWEGLLLSEVEVRYADLIRQWRTFPYTVRMPKGESLAEVEERSWAALEFMAAAHPGEISLAVTHDTPIRTILRRILNLDQAVFWQIKLDNTGINVLGCRQGRWRVIVVNDTCHLGGWLKAGEQLAL
- the serA gene encoding phosphoglycerate dehydrogenase → MYKVLVMDGVAEEGLAPLRREEDIEVVIGRKMTEDELVEVIPEYDALIVRSATRVTRRVIEAGVNLQVIGRAGVGVDNIDLEAATTRGILVVNAPDGNTIAATEHTIAMMLALARNIPQAVARLKEGVWDKKAFLGVELRDKTLGIIGLGRIGSAVAKRAQALEMNVIAYDPYITEEKASTLAVELVSLEELFRRSDFITVHLPKTRESYHMIDERALAMMKDGVRIINCARGGIIDEDALYQAMLSGKVAGAALDVFEKEPCTDSPLFSLPNFIATPHLGASTREAQLHVALDVAEEIVAALRGKLVKNTVNIPSINPQVLSAVRPYLGLAEKLGKLQAQLVTGRIRKIEVIYSGELAKQEVSPITTAVVKGLLDPILQQTVNFVNAPVLARNRGIQVFQAVDGEAEGYSSLITVKVYSDKVEKSVAGTLFGKEDPRIVMVDGYRIDVIPSGYLLYVPHIDKPRIIGPVGLLIGEHNINIAAMQVGRKQIGGRAVMMLSVDAPVPEETLAEIAKVDGVLDVKMVHL
- a CDS encoding pyridoxal-phosphate-dependent aminotransferase family protein; its protein translation is MQEKQYLMIPGPTPVPPSVVAAMSRPMIGHRSEDFAALHRRIQEKIRQVFQTSQEVFILTNSGTGGLETAVANVISPGDRVLALVTGNFGERFANIARAYGAEVDEVNFGWGNPVGLSVVREKLARNPGYKAVLATQNETSTGVLNDIAGIGALVAETPALLLVDGVSGVGGIEIKMDEWHVDILVTASQKAMMLPPGLAMIGVSPKAWAVIEENRSPRFYFSLPAAKKALAKWNTAYTPNVALFFGLDAALDMMLAEGLENVYRRHLLLAKATRAAVKALGLSLLAADHCASPTVTAVHSPGGIAADDLRKVLREEFGITFAGGQGILKGKIFRIAHMGYAGKMDVLTAISGLEMALARLGYPVELGKGVRAAQEVFLGRDV
- the pdxT gene encoding pyridoxal 5'-phosphate synthase glutaminase subunit PdxT; translation: MLIGVLALQGAFREHQEMLAALGVESRQVRKPEQLEGINGLIIPGGESTTMGKLLQDYNLFEPIRQKALQGMPVFGTCAGLILLAREIVGSAQPRLGLMDMVVERNAFGRQVESFEVDLDVPVLGEKPLRAVFIRAPYIVSVGPGIEVLARYGDKIVLARQGRFLACAFHPELTDDTRLHRLFLEQC